In Pseudothermotoga hypogea DSM 11164 = NBRC 106472, the following are encoded in one genomic region:
- a CDS encoding sugar ABC transporter ATP-binding protein: MKAILSARNVCMNFSNVRVLHNVDVDFEPAKIYGVVGENGAGKSTLMRILSGFLQPVEGEIHFEGNKVVLNPLRAKALGIILIPQELNLVESLRVYENIFLGDEMTRGFLLSKRKMIEETKHLMAQLDLSIDPTVYVSQLSPAQKQMVEIIKAISKRVKVLIMDEPTSSLTDEEVLKLFQIVRNMKQKGITVIFISHRLKEVRQIAEELIVLRDGRKVYQGEIQGLSEKQIAELMVGRKLDEMFPEKPVPGTEIVLRVRDLSTADGIVKEVSFELHRGEILGFYGLVGSGRTELMEALVGIRKVKSGEVHLFGKKVQIEDPQDAKNLGLVYLPEDRKNAGIIQILEAFKNTTMMSLEKFSKLLVRVRKEVDTFKSYEKKFDIKVRSPWQTVGTLSGGNQQKVVISKLVETGAKIFLFDEPTRGVDVNARHQIYQIMHQMISELGCSFVVVSSDLPEVIGLCNRVLVMRNGRIVAEAKGEDLNEKELIYHATGVKEVGAYQA, encoded by the coding sequence ATGAAAGCGATCCTCTCTGCGAGAAACGTGTGCATGAATTTTTCCAACGTGAGGGTCTTACACAACGTGGACGTCGATTTCGAACCGGCGAAGATCTACGGCGTGGTGGGTGAAAACGGAGCGGGAAAATCCACACTCATGAGGATTCTTTCCGGTTTTCTTCAACCTGTGGAAGGTGAGATCCACTTCGAGGGTAACAAGGTCGTTTTGAACCCACTCAGGGCAAAAGCTTTGGGGATCATCCTGATTCCCCAAGAGTTGAATTTGGTCGAGAGCTTGAGAGTGTACGAAAACATCTTCCTCGGAGACGAAATGACACGTGGCTTTCTCCTCTCGAAGAGAAAGATGATCGAAGAGACCAAACATCTCATGGCACAACTGGATCTCTCCATAGATCCTACAGTTTATGTTTCACAGCTTTCTCCCGCGCAGAAACAGATGGTGGAGATCATCAAAGCCATATCCAAGAGAGTGAAAGTTTTGATCATGGACGAGCCAACTTCCTCTCTCACCGATGAAGAAGTGTTGAAGCTTTTCCAGATCGTCAGAAACATGAAACAGAAGGGAATAACGGTGATCTTCATATCGCACAGACTCAAAGAGGTGCGTCAAATCGCCGAGGAACTGATCGTGCTGCGGGATGGCAGAAAGGTCTATCAGGGAGAAATACAAGGTTTGAGCGAGAAACAGATAGCCGAGCTCATGGTGGGTCGGAAACTCGACGAGATGTTCCCCGAAAAGCCCGTACCGGGAACGGAGATAGTTCTTCGGGTGAGAGACCTTTCGACCGCCGACGGAATTGTCAAGGAGGTCAGCTTCGAACTTCACAGGGGCGAGATACTGGGTTTCTACGGACTGGTCGGTTCTGGTAGAACGGAGCTCATGGAAGCGCTCGTCGGTATCAGAAAGGTCAAATCTGGCGAGGTGCATCTGTTCGGAAAGAAGGTGCAGATAGAGGATCCTCAAGATGCGAAGAACTTGGGTCTTGTTTACTTACCTGAGGACAGAAAAAATGCGGGCATCATTCAGATCTTGGAAGCCTTCAAGAACACGACCATGATGTCTTTGGAGAAATTCTCTAAGCTCTTGGTGCGCGTGAGGAAGGAAGTAGACACGTTCAAAAGCTACGAAAAGAAGTTCGATATCAAGGTGAGGAGTCCTTGGCAAACGGTGGGCACGCTCAGTGGCGGAAACCAACAGAAGGTGGTGATATCCAAGCTGGTGGAAACGGGAGCGAAGATCTTCCTCTTCGACGAGCCGACACGTGGAGTCGATGTGAACGCGAGACATCAGATCTACCAGATCATGCACCAGATGATAAGTGAACTCGGATGCAGTTTCGTCGTTGTTTCTTCGGACCTGCCAGAGGTGATAGGCCTCTGCAACAGGGTTTTGGTCATGCGCAACGGACGGATCGTGGCAGAGGCGAAAGGGGAAGATCTGAACGAGAAGGAGCTCATCTACCAC
- a CDS encoding Gfo/Idh/MocA family protein, whose amino-acid sequence MRKLKVGVVGAGKISEVLHIPNTILSEYTKLVAIADPSEQRLEYFKKKLEDQKVRFYEDYQQMLEKEEIDAVIVAVPNALHAKVSIAALEKGKNVLVEKPMATNSKEALKMIETAKKNEKVLMVNQSQRFFPHHIKAKEIVQSGLLGEIRLVKTMFGHAGPENWSPNASWFFDKDIAMFGALGDLGVHKVDLIRYITNLEIVECAGFLATLEKRATVEDVASALLKLSNSALATLDSNWITKGLEENYIVVYGEKGTMKVGQIDPTRIDIYLEKPVRMHGEIVLKPLFTNEDPYWKMPVVDHFAKVCLGLEEPIVKAEDGYIAVKVVEKIFESAKKGQAVKIV is encoded by the coding sequence ATGAGGAAGTTGAAGGTCGGTGTCGTTGGAGCGGGGAAGATTTCCGAAGTGCTGCACATTCCGAACACCATTCTTTCCGAGTACACAAAGCTCGTGGCGATAGCCGATCCGAGCGAGCAGAGGTTGGAGTACTTCAAGAAAAAGCTCGAAGACCAAAAGGTGAGATTCTACGAAGATTATCAACAAATGCTGGAGAAGGAAGAGATAGATGCCGTCATCGTGGCTGTTCCAAACGCTTTGCACGCGAAGGTTTCCATCGCAGCCCTGGAGAAGGGAAAGAACGTTCTGGTCGAAAAACCTATGGCTACGAACTCAAAAGAGGCTTTGAAAATGATAGAAACGGCCAAGAAAAATGAGAAAGTCTTGATGGTCAATCAGTCTCAGAGGTTCTTCCCACACCATATCAAAGCGAAGGAGATCGTTCAGTCTGGTTTGCTCGGTGAGATAAGACTCGTCAAAACCATGTTCGGTCACGCAGGACCAGAGAATTGGTCTCCGAACGCATCGTGGTTCTTCGACAAGGACATCGCGATGTTTGGAGCTCTGGGAGATCTTGGAGTTCACAAGGTGGATCTGATAAGGTACATCACCAACTTGGAGATCGTCGAGTGTGCAGGCTTTCTCGCTACGCTCGAAAAACGTGCCACGGTAGAAGATGTGGCGAGCGCGCTTCTGAAGCTTTCCAACTCCGCTTTAGCCACGCTCGATTCGAACTGGATCACGAAAGGTTTGGAAGAAAATTACATCGTCGTGTACGGAGAGAAAGGAACGATGAAGGTGGGACAGATTGATCCAACGAGGATAGATATCTATCTCGAAAAACCCGTGAGGATGCACGGTGAGATCGTCTTGAAACCTTTGTTCACCAACGAAGATCCGTATTGGAAGATGCCCGTGGTGGATCACTTTGCGAAAGTTTGCTTAGGATTGGAGGAGCCCATAGTCAAAGCTGAAGATGGATACATCGCGGTGAAAGTCGTAGAAAAGATTTTCGAATCTGCCAAGAAAGGGCAGGCAGTGAAGATCGTATGA
- a CDS encoding PIG-L deacetylase family protein: MKKILVVAAHGDDPIIGAGGTIREFSKLHHEVCALSVCGDRIDGYSEAMKLLGAQAEHFEFSYGQIDEQRFSEELEKFMRSFNPDVVFTHWQSEILYDHEVVSNHTVKLARKLEKQIYLFEIPASSLDFQFDVAIDVSGSYEFKKRAIELMRNAFEKDVFEKEIMPSIVFPPGFRGIQVGCAYAEVFKHLGSRFPLSPYRKRLVDLETI, encoded by the coding sequence GTGAAGAAGATCTTGGTCGTTGCTGCGCACGGCGACGATCCGATCATAGGTGCGGGTGGAACGATCAGAGAGTTTTCAAAGCTTCATCATGAAGTTTGCGCTTTGAGCGTTTGTGGAGACAGAATAGATGGCTATTCTGAAGCGATGAAGTTGCTGGGAGCTCAGGCGGAACACTTCGAGTTCTCTTACGGGCAGATAGATGAGCAGCGTTTCTCTGAAGAACTTGAGAAGTTCATGAGGAGTTTCAATCCCGACGTGGTGTTCACTCACTGGCAAAGTGAGATTCTCTACGATCATGAGGTCGTTTCAAATCACACGGTGAAGCTCGCAAGGAAGCTCGAAAAACAGATCTATCTTTTTGAAATCCCAGCTTCGAGCTTGGACTTTCAGTTCGATGTGGCAATCGATGTGTCTGGTTCGTACGAGTTCAAAAAGAGGGCGATCGAACTAATGAGGAATGCTTTCGAAAAAGACGTCTTCGAAAAGGAGATCATGCCGTCGATAGTCTTTCCTCCAGGTTTCAGGGGCATTCAAGTTGGTTGTGCGTACGCCGAGGTGTTCAAGCACCTGGGAAGCAGGTTTCCTCTATCACCTTACAGAAAGAGGCTCGTAGATCTGGAAACAATTTGA
- a CDS encoding LacI family DNA-binding transcriptional regulator codes for MANLSEIARLTNVSISTVSKVLNGKGRVSEAKRKEILRVARQLGYTPNYHARSMARKSKILTVGLIVPDIINPFFASLTRGVEKACGEDSLVILMDSFRNLEREEKLIKNARFFGIDGIIIGNSRVSDDLVEEISTYIPVVVFDKFYELDNVVSIVLDNRYGAYMATKHLIENGCKNIVHLGGTHELYVSLERARGYEAAMNEASLKPVVEPVGYNESVGYEGMKRLLELGFQIDGVFCMNDLVAIGAIKALKEKGLRIPEDVAVIGFDNDKELCEIVDPPLSSIHQPVEEMGEVAAKLLFELIKGNSKIKRYVFTPRLVVRQSSLKKVKT; via the coding sequence ATGGCCAATCTCTCGGAGATAGCAAGGCTGACCAACGTGTCTATCTCCACAGTTTCAAAGGTTCTCAACGGAAAAGGACGTGTGAGTGAGGCCAAGAGAAAGGAGATTCTGAGGGTTGCAAGGCAGTTAGGTTACACCCCCAACTACCATGCGAGGAGTATGGCACGCAAGAGCAAGATACTCACAGTAGGTCTCATCGTACCCGACATCATAAACCCGTTCTTCGCGAGTCTCACACGTGGTGTTGAAAAAGCCTGTGGTGAGGATTCATTGGTCATCTTGATGGATTCTTTCAGAAATCTGGAAAGGGAAGAAAAGCTCATAAAAAATGCGAGGTTCTTCGGCATAGATGGAATCATCATAGGAAATTCTCGTGTGAGCGACGATCTTGTGGAGGAGATTTCGACTTACATTCCCGTGGTCGTCTTCGACAAATTTTATGAACTTGACAACGTCGTTTCGATCGTCTTGGACAACCGCTACGGTGCCTACATGGCCACAAAACATCTCATTGAGAATGGTTGTAAGAACATAGTGCACCTCGGTGGGACTCATGAGCTCTACGTTTCGCTGGAGAGAGCCAGAGGCTACGAAGCCGCCATGAACGAGGCGAGTTTGAAACCCGTGGTCGAGCCCGTGGGTTACAACGAGTCCGTGGGGTACGAAGGCATGAAGAGATTGCTCGAATTGGGTTTTCAAATCGATGGTGTCTTCTGCATGAACGATTTGGTTGCGATAGGTGCGATCAAGGCGTTGAAGGAGAAGGGTCTGAGGATACCTGAAGATGTTGCGGTGATAGGCTTCGACAACGATAAAGAACTGTGCGAGATCGTCGATCCTCCTCTGAGCTCGATTCACCAGCCGGTCGAAGAGATGGGTGAAGTCGCGGCAAAGCTCTTGTTCGAACTGATCAAGGGCAATTCCAAGATAAAGCGCTATGTTTTCACACCGAGGTTGGTCGTCAGACAGTCGAGCTTGAAGAAGGTGAAAACGTGA
- a CDS encoding HDOD domain-containing protein — MEELNSIPLNAFVELFASLGVHEYKNFIAHSVQVAKITRHLARSLGLTHHPDHVYLAGLLHDVGLILKASIENYDVFIDAFRNIPDLEKIVLTLDKKDTHSFVSHLLASHIDFVDKDCAKALMYHHTAFNMIPDESVALLANCIKAADAISLAFLRTSEIFNEETLKSMIQSLERDKGLNDEVRKAAIDVLKDVRSLLDLLDNEHHFSSDARIWCADFERATKLIAALLDLRSPYTRIHRGPNPSNQGRKISLSSFHFQGAETSAS, encoded by the coding sequence TTGGAAGAACTCAATTCGATTCCGCTGAACGCGTTCGTGGAATTGTTCGCTAGTCTTGGTGTCCACGAGTACAAGAACTTCATAGCGCATTCTGTGCAGGTGGCGAAGATAACGAGGCATCTCGCTCGCTCACTTGGATTGACTCATCATCCCGATCATGTTTACTTGGCTGGACTCTTGCACGATGTAGGTTTGATTTTGAAGGCATCCATCGAAAATTACGATGTGTTCATAGATGCCTTCAGGAACATACCGGATTTGGAAAAGATCGTTTTGACCCTCGACAAAAAGGACACTCATTCCTTTGTATCTCATCTTTTGGCTTCGCACATAGATTTTGTGGACAAAGACTGCGCGAAAGCTTTGATGTATCACCACACGGCGTTCAACATGATACCAGATGAAAGCGTTGCACTGCTGGCGAACTGCATCAAAGCAGCAGACGCCATCTCTTTGGCTTTCCTCAGAACCTCGGAGATATTCAACGAGGAAACTTTGAAATCGATGATCCAGTCTTTGGAAAGAGACAAAGGCTTGAACGATGAAGTCAGGAAGGCTGCGATCGACGTGCTCAAGGACGTTAGAAGTTTGTTGGACCTATTGGACAACGAACATCACTTCAGCAGCGATGCCCGGATCTGGTGCGCAGATTTTGAAAGAGCTACAAAACTGATCGCAGCGCTTTTGGATTTGAGAAGTCCCTACACTCGAATCCATCGTGGGCCCAACCCTTCAAACCAAGGCAGAAAGATTTCGTTATCATCTTTCCATTTCCAGGGAGCAGAAACCTCTGCATCATGA